The following proteins are co-located in the Fibrobacter sp. genome:
- a CDS encoding sugar-binding protein has translation MASFSFAGYGFSDYRDRDQSRFVTKQAKPFRPDKDVVSVVMREAIPRGGGYTYQYPRENPEPFLTDKFAMEGALSMEIELIASDYSGVAICIAGSVDLEPYYEEGVLEFWIKGAQGGENALFVLVDDGVKTGGESMQVKLRSKSLGEITSEWTHFSIPLKLFGRTGVYWDAKNTREVMLPFSWSNFKGFRLEVRKDENESFKVWIDDIVIKKHGKAYEGPANYPFRNEI, from the coding sequence ATGGCATCTTTCTCCTTTGCTGGCTATGGGTTTAGCGATTATCGCGACCGTGACCAGTCCCGTTTTGTTACTAAGCAGGCTAAGCCCTTCCGCCCGGATAAGGACGTCGTGTCCGTGGTTATGCGTGAAGCTATTCCACGTGGCGGTGGCTATACCTACCAGTATCCTCGTGAAAACCCGGAACCGTTCCTCACCGATAAGTTCGCTATGGAAGGCGCTCTTTCCATGGAAATCGAACTTATTGCCAGCGACTACTCCGGTGTGGCTATTTGTATTGCCGGTTCCGTCGACCTGGAACCCTACTATGAAGAAGGCGTCCTGGAATTCTGGATCAAGGGTGCCCAGGGTGGTGAAAACGCCCTGTTCGTGCTGGTGGATGACGGTGTGAAGACCGGTGGTGAATCCATGCAGGTTAAGCTCCGCTCCAAGAGCCTTGGCGAAATTACTTCCGAATGGACTCACTTCAGCATTCCTCTGAAGCTCTTCGGCCGTACCGGTGTGTACTGGGATGCCAAGAACACCCGCGAAGTGATGCTGCCCTTCAGCTGGTCCAACTTCAAGGGTTTCCGTCTTGAAGTCCGTAAGGATGAAAACGAATCCTTCAAGGTTTGGATTGACGATATTGTCATTAAGAAACATGGCAAGGCTTACGAAGGTCCGGCCAACTACCCGTTCCGCAACGAGATTTAA